A genome region from Mesorhizobium sp. B2-1-8 includes the following:
- a CDS encoding GtrA family protein, translated as MGTARGTSTWKSDIAFALLAALLLLALEALQGFPQLANPAGDNDSLLQLVEVRDLLAGQGWFDLHQYRMGLEGGFVMHWSRLLDAPLALSILAASALTGSTALAEQIVQVLWPALQFWLAVFFTIRAARAFAGASAVLPAAVVGGAALYYIGIFSPGALDHHNVQLMLTLASLALLLEAPTHRPAALVAGICATLTLAIGMESAPYAGALGAVVALLFLGKGDGERLIARDFGLGVAGASAVVFAVTVPMSSWGQAQCDTFSVVQFAVTGLAGAGLAIIASWKAANATAARRLMSLGLLAAALALVIGLLFPQCLAAPYAHLDPRLQRMWLGYIEEAQSIVQLVADDPARAVARFATPLVAIVLMALRFSRGDWRRQDSLVAALLVVAVLVSAWEVRGSTFSIAFAVIPLSAWIAKWRQRAEARPSSGSVLRMAAAWLISVNAIWSGAAEAASSAFATTAPARDASIDAPCNSKASFAVLGAMAPTTVLAISNVGSPVLAFTGHRVFAGPYHRNVAGNLLVFDALLGSASDAKAIVESHHVGLVALCRGNPESRLFAARAPDGFLAGLMRGSVPEWLEPVAETRGSPLELYRVKSNG; from the coding sequence ATGGGCACAGCAAGGGGAACTTCCACCTGGAAGTCCGATATCGCGTTCGCGCTGCTTGCCGCATTGCTGCTGCTGGCGCTCGAGGCCCTGCAGGGATTCCCGCAACTGGCCAATCCGGCGGGCGACAATGACAGCCTGCTGCAACTGGTCGAAGTCCGCGACCTGCTGGCGGGCCAGGGCTGGTTCGACCTGCACCAGTACAGGATGGGGCTGGAGGGCGGCTTCGTCATGCACTGGTCGCGGCTGCTCGATGCGCCGCTGGCGCTGAGCATCCTTGCCGCTTCGGCCCTGACGGGCAGCACCGCCTTGGCCGAACAAATCGTGCAAGTGCTCTGGCCTGCGCTGCAGTTCTGGTTGGCGGTCTTCTTCACCATCCGCGCCGCGCGCGCTTTCGCCGGCGCGTCCGCCGTGCTGCCCGCCGCCGTCGTCGGCGGGGCTGCCTTGTATTACATCGGCATTTTCTCTCCCGGCGCGCTCGACCATCACAATGTCCAGCTGATGCTGACGCTGGCGAGCCTCGCCTTGCTGCTCGAGGCGCCCACGCATCGGCCGGCTGCCCTTGTCGCCGGCATCTGCGCCACGCTGACCTTGGCCATCGGCATGGAAAGCGCGCCCTATGCCGGCGCCCTCGGCGCCGTCGTCGCGCTGCTGTTTCTCGGCAAGGGTGACGGTGAAAGGCTGATCGCCAGGGATTTCGGCCTCGGCGTCGCCGGCGCCTCGGCTGTCGTCTTCGCCGTTACTGTCCCGATGTCGTCCTGGGGCCAGGCCCAGTGCGACACGTTCTCGGTCGTCCAGTTCGCGGTGACGGGGCTTGCCGGCGCCGGCCTGGCAATCATTGCTTCATGGAAGGCCGCCAACGCAACGGCGGCCCGGCGCCTGATGTCGCTTGGCCTGCTTGCCGCCGCCCTCGCTCTCGTTATTGGGCTCCTATTCCCGCAATGCCTGGCGGCGCCCTATGCCCATCTCGACCCGCGCCTGCAGCGGATGTGGCTCGGCTATATCGAGGAGGCGCAGTCGATCGTTCAGCTTGTCGCCGACGATCCGGCCAGGGCCGTGGCGCGTTTTGCGACGCCCCTGGTGGCGATCGTCCTGATGGCGCTCCGCTTCAGCCGTGGCGACTGGCGGCGGCAGGACAGCCTCGTCGCCGCACTGCTGGTGGTGGCGGTCCTGGTCAGCGCCTGGGAAGTGCGAGGCTCGACCTTTTCCATCGCCTTCGCGGTGATTCCGCTTTCGGCCTGGATCGCCAAATGGCGGCAGCGGGCGGAGGCCCGCCCCTCCAGCGGCTCCGTGCTCAGAATGGCCGCAGCCTGGCTGATCTCGGTCAATGCGATCTGGTCGGGTGCCGCCGAGGCCGCCTCGAGCGCCTTCGCAACCACCGCACCCGCCAGGGACGCCAGCATCGATGCGCCCTGCAACAGCAAGGCCTCGTTCGCCGTGCTTGGCGCGATGGCCCCTACCACGGTGCTTGCCATCTCCAATGTTGGTTCGCCCGTCCTCGCCTTTACCGGTCATCGCGTGTTCGCCGGGCCCTATCATCGCAACGTCGCCGGAAACCTGCTCGTGTTCGATGCCTTGCTGGGCTCGGCCAGCGACGCGAAAGCCATCGTCGAAAGCCACCATGTCGGCCTTGTCGCGCTCTGCCGCGGCAACCCAGAAAGCCGGCTGTTCGCGGCCAGGGCGCCGGACGGTTTTCTGGCCGGGCTGATGCGCGGCAGCGTGCCGGAATGGCTGGAGCCGGTGGCGGAGACCAGGGGCAGCCCCCTGGAGCTCTACCGCGTCAAGTCAAACGGCTGA
- a CDS encoding glycosyltransferase — MPQDISHEPVIAVLLPCYNEELTIAEVVRRFRETLPAATIYVYDNNSKDLTALRARAAGAIVVREPRQGKGNVVRRMFADIDADIYLMADGDGTYAPDDAPQLINTLLTERCDMVVGTRRGVTDDAGRAGHAFGNRVFNGLYKWLFGNDFTDIFSGYRVFTRRFVKSFPAVSGGFEIETEMSVHASQLKLPVSEIALDYGRRPEGSSSKLSTFRDGARILWMFAMLMKETQPLRFFGAFSLFFLASSLFLMAPVLVEFAETGLVPRMPTWVLSVGLLLLSMLAAVTGLILDSVSRGRAEQKRIFYLSMPSGRVQRRTGDVVQKPGKASRAA; from the coding sequence ATGCCGCAAGACATCAGCCATGAACCCGTCATCGCCGTGCTCCTGCCTTGCTACAATGAGGAGCTGACCATCGCCGAGGTGGTGCGGCGATTCCGCGAGACGCTGCCTGCGGCGACCATCTACGTCTACGACAACAATTCGAAGGATCTGACGGCCCTGCGCGCCCGCGCGGCCGGCGCCATCGTGGTTCGCGAGCCGCGCCAGGGCAAGGGCAATGTGGTGCGGCGCATGTTCGCCGACATCGACGCCGACATCTATCTGATGGCCGACGGCGACGGCACTTATGCGCCCGACGACGCGCCGCAGCTGATCAACACGCTCTTGACCGAGCGTTGCGACATGGTGGTGGGGACTAGGCGCGGCGTCACCGACGATGCCGGCCGCGCCGGGCATGCCTTCGGCAACCGGGTCTTCAACGGCCTCTACAAATGGCTGTTCGGCAACGATTTCACCGACATCTTCTCCGGCTACCGCGTCTTCACCAGGCGTTTCGTCAAGAGCTTTCCCGCCGTCTCCGGCGGCTTCGAGATCGAGACCGAAATGTCGGTGCACGCCTCGCAGCTCAAATTGCCGGTCAGCGAAATCGCGCTCGACTACGGCCGCCGGCCGGAAGGCTCGTCGTCGAAGCTGTCGACCTTCCGCGACGGCGCCAGGATCCTGTGGATGTTCGCCATGCTGATGAAGGAGACGCAACCGCTGCGCTTCTTCGGCGCCTTTTCGCTGTTCTTCCTGGCTTCGAGCCTGTTCCTGATGGCGCCGGTGCTGGTCGAATTCGCCGAAACCGGCCTCGTTCCGCGCATGCCGACATGGGTGCTGTCGGTCGGCCTGCTGCTTCTGTCGATGCTGGCGGCGGTGACCGGACTGATCCTCGATTCGGTCTCGCGTGGGCGCGCCGAACAGAAGCGGATCTTCTATCTCTCCATGCCTTCGGGCCGTGTCCAGCGCCGCACGGGCGACGTGGTGCAGAAGCCGGGCAAGGCCTCGCGCGCGGCCTGA
- a CDS encoding GtrA family protein: MQRVVRFVFAGGIGFVSDAAALWLLLAVTPLGPFVSRILSIGFALCVTWQINRHLTFSPSSRGMTREGARYGGVGVATSIVNYAVYSAILFAVPAISPLVALAIASLVAMALSFLGYSRLVFDR; this comes from the coding sequence ATGCAACGCGTCGTCCGCTTTGTCTTCGCAGGCGGCATCGGCTTCGTCTCGGACGCGGCGGCGCTGTGGCTGCTGCTCGCCGTCACGCCGCTCGGGCCCTTCGTCAGCCGCATCCTGTCGATCGGCTTTGCGCTCTGCGTCACCTGGCAGATCAACCGGCATCTGACCTTCTCGCCGTCGAGCAGGGGAATGACAAGGGAAGGCGCCCGCTATGGCGGCGTCGGCGTCGCCACCAGCATCGTCAACTATGCCGTCTATTCGGCCATCCTGTTTGCGGTGCCGGCAATCTCGCCTCTCGTGGCTCTCGCCATCGCTTCGCTGGTGGCCATGGCGCTGTCCTTCCTGGGTTACTCGCGGCTGGTCTTCGACCGTTAG
- the gshB gene encoding glutathione synthase: protein MKLKIAVQMDHVSTVSIAGDTSFALSLEAQRRGHQLFHYTPDQLSLRDGKVFARVEEMQVRDEKGSHYSLGEKVRTDLSEMDVILLRQDPPFDMNYITTTHILERIHPKTLVVNDPAWVRNSPEKIFVTEFSDLMPDTLITKDPLEVAAFRKEFGDIIVKPLYGNGGAGIFHLLEGDRNLASLLEMFGQLFREPYIVQRYLKDVRKGDKRIILIDGEPVGAINRVPAEHDSRSNMHVGGRAEKTELTEREREICARIGPSLRERGFILVGIDVIGDYMTEINVTSPTGVREVQRFGGADIASLFWDCVEGKRRL, encoded by the coding sequence ATGAAGCTCAAAATCGCCGTCCAGATGGACCATGTCTCCACCGTGTCGATCGCCGGCGACACCTCGTTCGCGCTGTCGCTGGAAGCGCAGCGGCGCGGTCATCAATTGTTCCACTACACCCCAGACCAGCTGTCGCTGCGCGACGGCAAGGTGTTTGCCCGCGTCGAGGAGATGCAGGTGCGCGACGAGAAGGGCAGCCATTACTCGCTGGGCGAAAAGGTGCGCACCGATCTGTCGGAGATGGACGTCATCCTGCTGCGCCAGGACCCGCCCTTCGACATGAACTACATCACCACGACCCACATCTTGGAGCGTATCCATCCGAAGACGCTGGTCGTCAACGACCCGGCCTGGGTGCGCAACAGCCCGGAAAAGATCTTCGTCACCGAGTTTTCCGACCTGATGCCGGACACGCTGATCACCAAGGATCCGCTCGAGGTCGCCGCCTTCCGCAAGGAATTCGGCGACATCATCGTCAAGCCGCTCTACGGCAATGGCGGCGCCGGCATCTTCCATCTGCTGGAAGGCGACCGCAACCTCGCCTCGCTGCTCGAAATGTTCGGCCAGTTGTTCCGCGAGCCCTATATCGTGCAGCGCTACCTGAAGGATGTGCGCAAGGGCGACAAACGCATCATCCTGATCGACGGCGAGCCGGTTGGCGCCATCAACCGGGTGCCGGCGGAGCACGATTCGCGCTCCAACATGCATGTCGGCGGCCGAGCCGAGAAGACCGAGCTGACCGAACGCGAGCGCGAGATATGCGCCCGCATCGGACCGTCGCTGAGGGAACGCGGCTTCATCCTGGTCGGCATCGACGTGATCGGCGACTACATGACCGAGATCAACGTCACCTCGCCGACCGGCGTGCGCGAAGTGCAACGCTTCGGCGGCGCCGACATCGCCAGTCTTTTCTGGGATTGCGTTGAAGGCAAGCGGCGACTCTAG
- a CDS encoding TetR/AcrR family transcriptional regulator, with protein sequence MKQGRQPALEDVAAEALVSRATAYRYFPSIDALLLEASIDIAVPGPEELFEHESSTDPVARVERADRVLHDMILANEPALRAMLAQSIERRARAVEDGDLPARQNRRTPLIEAALEPARDWYHPEDLDRLAKALALILGPEAMVVCKDVLQLDDAEARDVKRWAIRTLVTAARK encoded by the coding sequence ATGAAACAGGGCCGCCAGCCGGCACTCGAAGATGTAGCGGCGGAGGCGCTGGTCTCACGAGCCACCGCCTACCGCTACTTCCCGAGCATCGACGCGCTGCTCCTGGAAGCCTCCATCGACATCGCTGTGCCCGGGCCGGAAGAACTGTTCGAGCATGAATCCTCGACTGATCCGGTGGCGCGCGTTGAGCGCGCCGACCGGGTCCTGCATGACATGATCCTCGCGAATGAGCCCGCGCTCCGTGCAATGCTGGCCCAGTCAATCGAGCGCCGGGCCAGAGCCGTCGAGGATGGCGACCTCCCTGCCCGCCAGAACCGACGCACACCGCTGATCGAGGCGGCGCTCGAGCCGGCACGTGATTGGTACCACCCGGAGGACCTCGACAGGCTTGCGAAGGCGCTTGCGCTCATCCTCGGGCCTGAGGCCATGGTGGTGTGCAAGGATGTTTTGCAGCTCGACGATGCGGAAGCGCGTGACGTGAAGCGCTGGGCGATCAGAACGTTGGTCACGGCGGCGCGGAAATGA